The genome window TGGGTATTTCGCGTATTTTGTGACCCTCTGGATCGGAGTGGTGACTTGCAAGTAGAAGGCTTTGTGCAGCGTGTAAAGGCTAGTGCCAGTTTAGAAGAGCGCCTGCGGACAGCAACAGCACGAGAGCGTCCGACAATTTACGCGGCTAGTGGTCTTTGGCATGAAACCCTTATTAGTCTGGTGGAGTTACGGCAGGCAAATCCCAACGATCGCTCAGTGCAAACTGATTGGGAAAGCCTAATGCAGGTCATTAGGCTAGAGAGTCTAGCTAAAGAAGCCATCGTACCCTGCTGTCAAGTGCAAGCTAGTTCATCTCGTTAAAATCACAGGTCTTAAATGGCTAGTTTCCTGGTGGTTAGTCATATACAGCTTCTTCAGTACTTAAAGCATCAATGGCAACGGTTGGGGGCAATCGTCTTCATAGCATCCAGTGGGCTAACCGTGTCACCAACTCTAGCGCAGGGCAACTTGGGGCGAACCTTGTTGCAGCAAGTAGGGCAATGTGTTCAGCAGGATATTATTCGTCAGCGACTCTTTTCCCAAGAAGCCTTAGAACTTGCTTCGATGAATTGTACCTTCCGGGTGGTGGTGTTAACCCCAGAGGGGAAGGTGCGTCAGGATGCTGAAGCACGGATGTTGGCCCTAGTGCAAGCTAGTGGAGCGCAAGTGCCATTACCTGACAGCCAAGGGCGAGCAATGGTGCCCTTAACGGTTTTACCAGGAGATGATGTCTTTACGGTTCCGGTGCGGATAGGGAATCAAACCTATCCTTTTCTTGTGGACACAGGTGCCTCTAGCTCTATTATCGATAGTCAAATTGCCCGTCGGCTAGGCTTGCGTGGCACTCAAATTCCCAGTAGGTTGTTGTCTTACATGGTGGTGGGAAATGACTGTACAAACGTGAAGGCGACTGTGCATCCGTTGCCTACCCTTCAGGTGGGTAATGCTACTGTTCGGGGTCTTAGGGGCATGGGCCTAGAGCGCAAAGACATTCCAGGGCGGCTAGGGGGAGTGTTGGGGATGGACTTCCTCAGTGGATTTGATGTCATGATTAATCCTCGATCGCGACAGTTGCAACTCTCACCTCCTACCCCGCTCAGTAAGACAGGAATCCCATTGCAAGGCAAAATGGGCCTGATGACGGTTTCAGTGCAGATTAATGGTCGAGGGCCATTCACTCTAGCGTTGGACACAGGGGCAACTTGGATGGTGCTATCACCTGCGCTAGCACGACGCTTGCAGATTAATATCGCAGCAGCAGAACCCATGGAAGTGCAAGGATTTTGTGGTTCTGAAACTGGCAAACTGGTGACCTTAAATCAAGTGCTTATCCAAACTCACCAGGTTAATCAGTTGCAGGCGATCGTTTTGTTAAACAGCGAACCGTTGGATCTCTTGCAAGTAGACGGCATTGTTGGACAAAACTTTCTCAACCGTTACCAGCAACGTTGGCAATTTGGCCAGCGCAGTCCCCTTGGCTATCCCACGTCGGGCAGGTTAGAGTTGATACCCTTGCGCCCATAACTCATTCAATCTGTTGTGTATTCCACGTGAAACTGCCATCTGCTTGGGGAATTGGATAGGCCAAGCGCCATGTTTTGCCTTCCGACTGACGTTGTAGGTAAAGCGTGAATGATTGCTGGCGTTGTGTCAAGCGCCGTTCTGGCCAGTAGAGGATGGCATCATACAAGCCTTGCACTTGATAGCCTAATAGGTTCTCGATTGGTAATGCTTGTTTCTTAACAATGCGAAATCGCTGGATGTCTACCAAGGGTAGAGTCGTAGATGGCAATCTCAACTGTTGAGCCAATAACTCAGCAGTCTGACCAAGGTGCATTGCTAGTGCTCGTTCTACTACATCACTAGGCAATACTGATGATGGGCTACAAGCAGATAACCCCACCGCTAGGAAAATCAGTGCAGCAATCCCTAGCACCTGTATTGCACGCAGGAATTGGCATTGAATAATCCGCACAGGTGCCATAGTTACGGTGACGCTGAGGGTGAACTGAGTCCCCCAATGCGATCAGGAGGCCAAAAGCGCACAAATGCTCGGCCAATGATGCGATCGCGAGGCACAAATCCCCAATAGTGGCTATCGTAGCTATTATTACGATTGTCTCC of Cyanobacteriota bacterium contains these proteins:
- a CDS encoding retroviral-like aspartic protease family protein, which gives rise to MASFLVVSHIQLLQYLKHQWQRLGAIVFIASSGLTVSPTLAQGNLGRTLLQQVGQCVQQDIIRQRLFSQEALELASMNCTFRVVVLTPEGKVRQDAEARMLALVQASGAQVPLPDSQGRAMVPLTVLPGDDVFTVPVRIGNQTYPFLVDTGASSSIIDSQIARRLGLRGTQIPSRLLSYMVVGNDCTNVKATVHPLPTLQVGNATVRGLRGMGLERKDIPGRLGGVLGMDFLSGFDVMINPRSRQLQLSPPTPLSKTGIPLQGKMGLMTVSVQINGRGPFTLALDTGATWMVLSPALARRLQINIAAAEPMEVQGFCGSETGKLVTLNQVLIQTHQVNQLQAIVLLNSEPLDLLQVDGIVGQNFLNRYQQRWQFGQRSPLGYPTSGRLELIPLRP